The following DNA comes from Pedosphaera parvula Ellin514.
TGAACCTGATTCGCTTTTCAGCCTGGCTGTAAAGCTCGGCATCACCGACAAAGGTTGTATGCCACATGCCTGCGCCTTGAATCGTCATGTCTGATGAGGGGACGATATCGCCGGTAAGTTTGTAAACGCCGGCGGGCACCCAAACGGTTTTAGCCTGCTTCTTCGCCGCTGCGATGCACTTTCTCAACGCTTCGGTATCGTCGCTTTCACCCGTGCCAGCGGCCCCAAAATCCATGATCGAAAGCGATTTCGTGGGTGCAGAGAGCGGTGGCGCGATTTTCTCCAGGTCAACAAGATCAATAATGCAATATGCCGCATTGTCCTCGGTTTTTTGCAATCGGATGACATCGCCCTTGACGATGGATTGGTCTTTCAAGCGAAGTTCATTGTAAAAATTTCTCGGCTTTCCCCCCTTGGGCTGGTTTGAAAATGGGTAATTCCCGTAGAGCCATGAATAGCGCGAGGTGACAGGAATCAACTTCACGAGTTTCCCATTTTTGTAAAGGCCAAGACTCGAACTTATTCCGCCTCCGGTTTCGGAGTCCGGCAGGCTGTAGCGTACCACGATCGCATTTGCGGCCGATTGTGCGGTGAACTCCACGTATTCTCCCGGAGCGGCGAGCTTCACACACTTCTGCTGCGATGATTCGGTTTCAACCAGGAAGGGAGCGTATTTGGGCCCCAGAACGGTGCCGGTCGTTTTCATTTCCTCGGCTTCATAAGTCGTCCACGGTGTGTCAGCGCCCACACCGGCGCGAACTGAAATCGAACAAATAGCCGCGAAAAGAAAAACTGCGAATCGGAAAAGGGCTTTCATTGTAGTCTACAGGATGAGTTCATCACTTGAATCGTTTAACCTATGTTAGAACAGGGGAGGGAAGGCGACAGTCCCATGAATCGGTGACAGGCAAAAGCACCTGGTTATCGTGAACCAAGTGCTCGCCCTGATTCAACTGACGGTTAGCCCCACTAAAATCACGGCTTTCGCAAACGGAAGAACACAGCCGGATTCGCCGGGTTAATCGGAAGCACGAACGGACTAATGCCGCCGCTGCCCGAGTCAGTCCAGTTTGCGTTGTTGGTGTCCAGACCTGTGCTGTTTGTCTGGCCCACGACATAATATCCAGGAAATGCAGTCGTGTCCCACGACAACGTCAGATTGCCGCCGCTGAATGAGTGGGAAAGTGCCGGAGATCCGGAAGAAGACCCGCCGGTGTAATGGAGTTTGATGGTGGTGCCATCAGTGATGAGCGTGTAGTTGGTCGAACTTGCAGGCGCGGTCACCCATTGCAAAACCGGGGTGCCTGAAATACTCGCAGCCGTGGCGAGGAGATAATCGTTTGCGGTATCAATGCCAATGCCCGCGCTCGGTGCTTTGAGGCGGAACCGCGTGTTGTTCAGATTCAATGCGCCATCAACAACCAACAGGTCGTGAGGAGCCGCCGCAACGGTATCAATATCCATCGCGTTCGTGCTACCGGCCGCCATCGTCAGGTCGCCAGTGATGTGGTTGATGCCAAAACCGCCATCCGTGCCGGCATAAATCTTCGAACCCGAAACAGTCGTGGCGTTGCCTTTAAGCACGCCACTGCCGAAGTACGATTCCGTGCCGGGCATTGCGTGAGCGCCTCCGCTCAATGCGGTGACATCCAATGACGCGCCTGCAGCAATCGTCAGCGAGTTGGTAACGAACAGACTTGTGCTGGAAATGGCACCTGTAGCGGTGCTGTCAACGAGCAAACTTGTGAAGCCGCCGTTGATATCAGGCGCCGCACCGGTGAAACGAACAGTGCCAGTCGCATTCGGGGTAAAGCTGCCGCCCGAGCGCGTCCAAACGCCCGCGCCGGTATTCGTGACGGTGAGCGTGGCTGCGGCGGGGATTGTGATGCGTCCATTGCTCATGTTAAACGCGCCCACAGTGAATGCCGCGGGAAATGTGCTCGCCGTTGAAGATGAGGCCGAATAAGTGAACGTGCCGGGAATGGTGCCATTCAACGGCCAGGAATTGACAGATGCAGTATTCAAGATAGTGAGGTTATGGGCGATGCTCAGGCCGACACCGTTCAGATTCCACCCCGCAGTCCCGGTACTCCCGAGCACAAGGTCGTAGTAAGCCGTCGCCTTGGGCGTCGCAGTTCCATTGAAGCCGGTCCACGTGACAAGGTTCGGAACGGCGCTGCAATCCAGCGTGGCAATCGAGGGGGTTGTATTCTGGCCACTGGCCAGAACGAGGGTCGCGAGGTTGGCCAATGCACCTGAACCCTTCAGCGCGTCCTGCGTTCCTTTAAGTCCGGTAACAAATGTTCCAACGTTCTGGTATGTCCCGTTGATCACTGCAACGACATTGCTGATGTTGCCCGCCAAAATTTTGCCCGTGCCGTTGTAGGTATAAATCGTTCCTGAACCAAGTGCGGTGATGGACATGTTGCCCTGGTTTGTGACGTTGCCGCTAAAAATAACAGCCGCACCAGACGCGGTGGGATTGAACGTGCCTGTGCTTTCAATCGATATGTCGCCCAGCGTGCCGGCAGCCGAGATGGAAAACGTTCCGGCAATTTGAATCGCGCCGACTGTGGCGGGCGAGCCTCCATAGGTCACGGTTTTGCCGATTGGAATTATCGCTGCGTCTGATGCGCCGGGAATTCCGTTTGGATCCCAGGTGCTGGCAGTGTTCCACGCCGCATTGTTGGTGGCAGTGTATGTTGTCGCTTGAACCGCGAGGGCGCTGAGCAATGTGGCTGTGCTGAGCACCGCACCGGCGAGTTGGTGGGCTTTTCGTCTCATATGGTTCTGTTGTTTGCAGTCAACGCATCGCACCTGAGCGAGTGACGCCGGGTCGCGAAATGTTGCATGTGTTTTTATGGATGGCTGCGAAGGTAGAGCAACCGGTCATCGGGCTGACAGTCACATGAAATGGTGACAGGCCCATGTCACCCCGATCAAGGCTTGGTCAAATCGGCGGTTCAACCTGTTCGCTTGCCTCGGTGGAGCTTCAGTTGGTTGGAGTTTCCTGGCGTGCAATAGGCCTCCTTGCCCGCCACAATGAACCTGCGCTCACTTCTGTTCGAAGCTGCAGCGATTATCGTCACCTCGGCGTTGGTGATTTTCAGATCGAATCGGTCACATTTGTAAACGATACTAAACTCCAAACATTTCCACCTTTTAGGGAGCCGAGGATTGAGTGCAACGTGATCTACATTCACCTTGAGGCCGCCAAAGCCAAACACTGCTGTCATCCAGGCTCCGCCGTTGGCAGCCGGATGCGACCCGCCCATGAAAATCGTTCCCACGAAAACTTTGTACTTGGCCTCAAGATCGATCTTCGCGGTCTGCAGAAAATAGCGATACGCCCAGTCGAGCTTGCCGATGTCCGCAGCGAGCATAGCGTAGGCGCAAGCACTGAGGCTTGATCCGTGTTCGCTACGTGGCTCATAATATTCCCAATTGGCCCTTTTGACTTTTGCCGGGTAGCGCTCCTTGAAGAGGTTCAACATCATTACCACATCGGCCTGCTTGATGACTTTGGTCGGAACAGCCAGGCCTTGACCGGCGCCGAGATATTCATCGGGATGAAGCTTCCTGGCTTTTAATTCCTCAATCTTCGCCTCCTTCAATTTGAAGTAAGCGTCGAACTGCTCGATAATTCCGGTCTTCCGGTCGGGTTCCGGAATGTAAAGCAGGTTGACCGCCTCAGCGAAGAAGGACAGTTCGTTCTCAATCCCAATCTTCCTCACGAGCGCACGCAACTCCGCAGGATGTTTTTGCTTGAGATGCTTGACCGTCGCGATGGCGATTTCAAACGTCGCCTTCACGACCATATTGGTGAAGGCGTTGTTGTTAATCCGCTCGTGATATTCATCCGGGCCGATCACATCGAGAATCTCGTAGCGGTTTTTATCCTTTTTGAAATACGCATACGAATAGTAGAAGCGCGCACATTCCAAAATGACCTCCGCGCCTCCTTCCAACAGCAACGAATCATCACCCGTTACCCTGAAATATTCCCACATGGCAATCGCGACATCGCCGCTGATGTGAACCTGCTTATCCCGAAAGTGCGTGCGCAATTCTCTTCCGGTGAACGGATCGCCAACGTTGAAATATGTGCAGGCATCATCACCCGTCTCCTGGCTCTCCCAGGCGTAGAACGCGCCGCGATAACCGACCCCTTCGCTCTGCGCCTTTCTCCGCGCGCCATCCAACGTTTTGATTCGATAGCGCAACAACTCGACGGCTTTCTCAGGATAACTATGGAGAAAGAACGGGAACATGAACATTTCCGTGTCCCAGAAAATGGCGCCTTTGTAAACCTGACCTGATAACGCTCGCGCAGGAATCGAGTTCGCGCTGCCATTCACCGGCGCGACCATCAGCAATTGGAAAATGCTATATCGCAAGGCGTGTTGTGCTTTGTCATCGCCTTCGATCTTCACATCGCAACGCTTCCACTTCTTTTCCCATTCGGCGTTGTGTATGTTCAAACACGCCTCGTAGCCGTGCGCCTTCGCGTGTTCGACCGTTTCAATCGCGGCTTTCTTCGCAGACTTCCTGACGGGATCATGGTCTGTGAACACGGCAAAGTATTTGTAAAACGTGTACGTTCTTCCGGCCTCAATATTCGTGCCAATCACGCGAAGATGTTTTTTGCCGGTCGCTGAGTGCACTTCTTTTCCAAAATCACATTTAATCGCTTCGACGACGACAACTCGTTTGGATGCTTCATTCGTAACGCCGTGAACGAGCAAAACTCCGCCATGCTTTTCCGGAGTCAGTTTCAACAGATGCGGCCCGTTCAGGTCCCAAATGTTGGAATCAATGCCGGTGTGAATGGTGATTGCGGCGGCAGTATTGCAGGTGAGGCTGAACCTGATCACGCCCAGGTTCGGCGTGTTGGCGCTTAAGAACCGCGAGGATTTGATCGTGAGCGTTTTTCCTCGCGACGAAAACGTCGTTTCCCGTTCGAAG
Coding sequences within:
- a CDS encoding beta strand repeat-containing protein: MRRKAHQLAGAVLSTATLLSALAVQATTYTATNNAAWNTASTWDPNGIPGASDAAIIPIGKTVTYGGSPATVGAIQIAGTFSISAAGTLGDISIESTGTFNPTASGAAVIFSGNVTNQGNMSITALGSGTIYTYNGTGKILAGNISNVVAVINGTYQNVGTFVTGLKGTQDALKGSGALANLATLVLASGQNTTPSIATLDCSAVPNLVTWTGFNGTATPKATAYYDLVLGSTGTAGWNLNGVGLSIAHNLTILNTASVNSWPLNGTIPGTFTYSASSSTASTFPAAFTVGAFNMSNGRITIPAAATLTVTNTGAGVWTRSGGSFTPNATGTVRFTGAAPDINGGFTSLLVDSTATGAISSTSLFVTNSLTIAAGASLDVTALSGGAHAMPGTESYFGSGVLKGNATTVSGSKIYAGTDGGFGINHITGDLTMAAGSTNAMDIDTVAAAPHDLLVVDGALNLNNTRFRLKAPSAGIGIDTANDYLLATAASISGTPVLQWVTAPASSTNYTLITDGTTIKLHYTGGSSSGSPALSHSFSGGNLTLSWDTTAFPGYYVVGQTNSTGLDTNNANWTDSGSGGISPFVLPINPANPAVFFRLRKP
- a CDS encoding glycosyl hydrolase family 65 protein translates to MSKPWSVSTNQFINEQESIMRTGNVYQIANGYMGYRGTLDEFGPEQLVGITLAGIFDRVGDAWREPVNAPNGAFTQVSLDGVDISALSTRIKHHEQRLNLSNAIFERETTFSSRGKTLTIKSSRFLSANTPNLGVIRFSLTCNTAAAITIHTGIDSNIWDLNGPHLLKLTPEKHGGVLLVHGVTNEASKRVVVVEAIKCDFGKEVHSATGKKHLRVIGTNIEAGRTYTFYKYFAVFTDHDPVRKSAKKAAIETVEHAKAHGYEACLNIHNAEWEKKWKRCDVKIEGDDKAQHALRYSIFQLLMVAPVNGSANSIPARALSGQVYKGAIFWDTEMFMFPFFLHSYPEKAVELLRYRIKTLDGARRKAQSEGVGYRGAFYAWESQETGDDACTYFNVGDPFTGRELRTHFRDKQVHISGDVAIAMWEYFRVTGDDSLLLEGGAEVILECARFYYSYAYFKKDKNRYEILDVIGPDEYHERINNNAFTNMVVKATFEIAIATVKHLKQKHPAELRALVRKIGIENELSFFAEAVNLLYIPEPDRKTGIIEQFDAYFKLKEAKIEELKARKLHPDEYLGAGQGLAVPTKVIKQADVVMMLNLFKERYPAKVKRANWEYYEPRSEHGSSLSACAYAMLAADIGKLDWAYRYFLQTAKIDLEAKYKVFVGTIFMGGSHPAANGGAWMTAVFGFGGLKVNVDHVALNPRLPKRWKCLEFSIVYKCDRFDLKITNAEVTIIAAASNRSERRFIVAGKEAYCTPGNSNQLKLHRGKRTG